A portion of the Edaphobacter bradus genome contains these proteins:
- a CDS encoding SpoIVB peptidase S55: MKSHTREGGSSEYGLVLWPKSSTLVDVIASGKTRWLACLALGWGLTGILRAQTMTASADGNSFSAALPASPPAETRIFPLSEVKQGLEGVAYTVFQGVSPEPMRVEILGVLKDALGPGEDMILARLHGQKPEYTGVVAGMSGSPVYIDGRLAGALSYRIGQFSKEPIAGITPIEQMLEVRDETISPAAAPITNQAATERQPEIRPMDTPLVFSGFTQDAVQRFGDRFRAMGLTPVAGLGGSDPKASQPEPLLPGSAVSAVLVQGDLSIAGTCTVTYVDASHLLACGHPITQYGPVAMPMTKAAVLATLPSPLNAFKIVNTTETVGAFTEDRSSAIMGRFGVKARMIPVIVDVTSPGNPARTKSYHFEVLDNRGLTPSAMLVSVYQSLQGNNSAAAEMSYRLSGQIAVEGHSPIQLNGIMAQNDLNPAPINAALYVTDRFSKVYGNALDQPTVTSLTLKVEEIPERRTAVIEDARLGRVVAFAGETIEVEATIHPYQAPPRIVRLPVRLPADIAPGSYRILISDGATVDRLLQPTGVVTHTVGLDDTITQVNRLHPNDRVFMTLLDHTAQAVLEGDALPGLPLSMANVLGPLKEAQKMQLTGESVVDLGSVETGYSVAGSRVLTLTVR; the protein is encoded by the coding sequence ATGAAATCCCATACCCGGGAGGGTGGCAGTTCGGAGTACGGTTTGGTGTTGTGGCCTAAAAGCTCTACTCTTGTAGACGTGATCGCTAGCGGAAAGACGCGGTGGCTGGCCTGCCTGGCTCTGGGCTGGGGCCTTACGGGGATTCTGCGGGCTCAGACGATGACAGCCTCTGCCGATGGCAATTCCTTCTCTGCCGCTCTGCCGGCGTCTCCCCCCGCCGAGACAAGAATCTTCCCCCTCTCCGAGGTAAAACAGGGGCTTGAGGGCGTTGCCTATACGGTATTTCAGGGAGTCTCTCCTGAGCCGATGCGAGTGGAGATCCTGGGAGTCCTGAAGGACGCACTAGGGCCCGGCGAGGACATGATTCTTGCCCGTCTGCACGGACAGAAACCTGAGTACACAGGAGTCGTCGCCGGAATGAGCGGCAGTCCGGTGTACATCGACGGACGGCTGGCGGGCGCGCTGAGCTACCGGATCGGCCAGTTCAGCAAAGAGCCTATCGCGGGCATTACGCCCATCGAGCAGATGCTCGAGGTGCGCGATGAAACGATATCGCCTGCGGCCGCACCAATCACAAACCAAGCGGCGACCGAGCGCCAGCCCGAGATCCGACCCATGGATACCCCTCTGGTGTTCAGCGGGTTCACCCAGGATGCCGTTCAGCGCTTCGGCGATCGCTTCCGCGCAATGGGATTGACTCCGGTCGCTGGGCTCGGAGGCTCCGATCCAAAGGCGTCGCAGCCGGAGCCCCTGCTCCCAGGTTCTGCAGTAAGCGCGGTTCTTGTGCAAGGGGACCTCTCCATCGCCGGAACCTGCACGGTGACCTATGTGGATGCCTCGCATCTGCTCGCGTGCGGTCACCCCATCACGCAATACGGCCCGGTGGCCATGCCAATGACCAAGGCGGCAGTTCTCGCGACTCTTCCCTCGCCCCTGAACGCGTTCAAGATCGTCAACACAACCGAGACCGTGGGCGCCTTCACCGAGGATCGCTCCTCCGCAATCATGGGACGTTTCGGAGTGAAGGCGAGGATGATTCCGGTCATCGTTGATGTCACGTCTCCCGGCAATCCGGCGAGGACGAAGAGCTACCACTTCGAGGTTCTCGACAATCGCGGACTCACGCCTTCGGCCATGCTCGTTTCGGTCTACCAAAGCCTTCAGGGAAATAACTCTGCCGCTGCGGAGATGAGTTACCGTCTCAGTGGACAGATCGCGGTGGAAGGCCATAGTCCCATCCAGTTGAACGGAATCATGGCCCAGAACGATCTGAATCCCGCACCGATCAATGCGGCACTCTATGTGACCGATCGCTTCAGCAAGGTCTACGGCAATGCTCTCGATCAGCCTACGGTGACCAGTCTCACGCTGAAGGTGGAGGAGATTCCCGAGCGCAGAACAGCCGTTATCGAGGATGCGCGTTTAGGCCGGGTTGTAGCTTTTGCCGGTGAGACCATTGAGGTCGAAGCTACGATTCACCCCTATCAAGCTCCTCCGCGTATCGTCAGGCTTCCGGTGAGGCTCCCGGCAGATATCGCTCCGGGCTCCTACCGGATATTGATCAGCGATGGAGCGACAGTCGACCGTCTCCTGCAGCCAACAGGAGTCGTTACGCACACCGTGGGCCTCGACGACACCATTACGCAGGTGAACCGTTTGCACCCGAACGATCGAGTCTTCATGACCTTGCTTGACCACACCGCTCAGGCGGTACTGGAGGGGGATGCCCTACCGGGTCTCCCGCTATCGATGGCGAACGTGCTCGGGCCTCTCAAAGAGGCTCAGAAGATGCAGTTGACCGGCGAGAGTGTTGTCGACCTGGGGTCGGTCGAGACCGGATATTCAGTGGCCGGATCGCGGGTATTGACCCTGACTGTTCGATAA
- a CDS encoding VWA domain-containing protein, producing MMMNRLHLSASFYLAATLLLLLPSPRAWGQATTGQDTPQQQQQKPDDNADSGGPTTDSGPIVLKKKKEDDAVPPPAAPSEPKVKNPNNETYSLRVDVPIVNLDVNVILDKTHQFVPGLKAPNFLVLEDGVPQTITSVRTTQTPITAVMLLEFAANSYYFINDMQNASASFFRTLRPDDYVAVVTYDLRTHILTDFTNNKDVVANALNSLIIPGFSDTDLFDALYETLDRVSRIEGRKYIILIGTGRDTFSKITLDKILAKIKATPNVTIFTIGTGAMIRELADASGRMGPVTRLDYLQAENQMKTFATMTGGLSFNPMFQGALPDVFGQINDSIRNEYVLTYRPSNTRNDGTYRKIKVSLVDNEGHPLQMQDEKHKPLKYSVIARDGYRAKLPVE from the coding sequence ATGATGATGAACCGCCTCCATCTTTCGGCCTCCTTCTATCTGGCAGCCACTCTGTTGCTGCTGCTTCCGTCTCCCCGGGCATGGGGACAGGCCACTACTGGTCAGGACACGCCTCAGCAGCAACAACAGAAGCCCGACGACAACGCCGACTCCGGCGGCCCGACGACCGATTCAGGGCCAATCGTTCTCAAGAAAAAGAAGGAAGACGACGCGGTCCCGCCGCCGGCCGCCCCGTCTGAGCCCAAGGTCAAGAATCCAAACAACGAGACCTACTCGCTGCGGGTGGACGTGCCGATCGTCAATCTCGACGTCAACGTCATCCTCGATAAGACACATCAGTTTGTTCCGGGACTGAAAGCGCCGAACTTTCTGGTCCTCGAAGACGGCGTGCCTCAGACGATCACCAGCGTTCGCACAACGCAGACGCCGATTACCGCCGTCATGCTGTTGGAGTTTGCCGCCAATAGCTACTACTTCATTAACGACATGCAGAACGCCTCGGCGAGCTTCTTCCGGACGCTGCGTCCGGACGACTATGTTGCCGTCGTGACCTATGACCTCAGAACGCACATCCTTACCGACTTCACAAATAACAAGGATGTCGTGGCCAATGCTCTCAACTCGCTGATAATTCCTGGCTTCTCCGACACAGACCTTTTCGACGCCCTCTATGAGACACTCGATCGCGTCAGCCGCATCGAAGGCCGCAAGTACATCATCCTCATCGGCACCGGCCGGGACACCTTCTCGAAGATTACGCTCGACAAGATTCTGGCGAAGATCAAGGCCACTCCAAACGTCACGATCTTCACGATTGGAACCGGTGCAATGATTCGCGAGCTTGCCGACGCCTCAGGCCGCATGGGGCCGGTCACTCGGCTGGACTATCTTCAGGCTGAGAATCAGATGAAGACCTTCGCCACAATGACAGGCGGGCTCAGCTTCAATCCGATGTTCCAGGGAGCGTTGCCTGATGTCTTCGGCCAGATCAACGACTCGATCCGCAACGAGTACGTTCTTACCTACCGGCCCAGCAACACCCGCAACGATGGAACCTATCGAAAGATCAAGGTCTCGCTCGTGGATAACGAGGGCCATCCGCTCCAGATGCAGGATGAGAAGCACAAGCCATTGAAGTACTCCGTGATCGCTCGCGACGGCTACCGGGCGAAGCTACCGGTGGAGTAG
- a CDS encoding LLM class flavin-dependent oxidoreductase → MSDVKGGLRLSVLDQSPVLTGSTPAESLERSIELARRVDELGYQRFWMSEHHAMDTLACTAPEIMLARIGAETKRIRIGSGGIMLPHYTPLKIAEVFRTLYALYPERVDLGVGRAPGGGPMESLALRRSRKTPMEDDFPDQVAELLAFLEDGFPQGHPFSRVRAMPAAALNGRYAGPDVWMLGSSMWSSAAAVEFGLPYSFAHFFSPVKTREAITAYKRSFTAGVRRSQPEATVAVGVVCAETQEEAEYLATSVKLLQRRIRLGDRRPVASPEEALRELRLLGDVPMEEGEWPRYFGGTPAFVREHLEQMAGELGISEIIVNTIVWDHAKRARSYELLAREFGLAG, encoded by the coding sequence ATGAGCGACGTTAAGGGTGGCCTGCGGCTGTCTGTGCTAGATCAGTCTCCAGTGCTTACGGGGAGTACTCCGGCGGAATCTCTGGAGCGGTCGATAGAGCTGGCGCGTCGCGTGGACGAGCTCGGGTACCAGCGCTTCTGGATGTCAGAGCATCATGCGATGGATACCCTGGCGTGCACAGCTCCAGAGATCATGCTGGCGCGGATTGGCGCCGAGACCAAACGGATACGGATCGGGTCTGGCGGGATCATGCTGCCGCACTACACTCCGCTGAAGATAGCGGAGGTCTTTCGGACGCTGTACGCGCTGTATCCGGAGCGAGTCGATCTAGGAGTCGGACGGGCTCCCGGCGGTGGGCCGATGGAGTCTCTTGCACTGAGGCGGAGCAGGAAGACTCCGATGGAGGACGACTTTCCGGACCAGGTGGCCGAACTACTGGCATTTCTGGAGGACGGGTTTCCGCAGGGGCATCCGTTTTCACGAGTGAGGGCGATGCCGGCGGCCGCGCTGAATGGGCGTTATGCGGGGCCAGACGTCTGGATGCTGGGGTCTAGCATGTGGAGTTCAGCAGCGGCCGTGGAGTTCGGGCTGCCGTACTCGTTTGCGCACTTCTTCAGCCCGGTGAAGACGCGGGAGGCAATTACGGCTTATAAGCGGAGCTTCACGGCTGGTGTTCGACGGAGTCAGCCCGAGGCCACTGTGGCGGTGGGAGTGGTCTGCGCGGAGACACAGGAAGAGGCGGAGTATCTTGCGACCAGCGTGAAGCTGCTGCAGCGGAGGATCCGGCTGGGGGATCGCAGGCCCGTGGCGTCGCCCGAGGAAGCTCTGCGCGAGCTTCGCCTGCTGGGGGATGTTCCGATGGAAGAGGGCGAGTGGCCGCGTTACTTTGGGGGGACCCCCGCATTCGTGAGAGAACACTTGGAGCAGATGGCAGGAGAGTTGGGGATCAGCGAGATCATCGTGAACACGATCGTTTGGGACCACGCGAAACGGGCGCGGAGCTATGAGCTGCTGGCAAGGGAGTTTGGACTCGCCGGCTAG
- the hpt gene encoding hypoxanthine phosphoribosyltransferase, translated as MPTSTPVITPAFPAPETMQVLFSKEQIAQRTREIGAQITADYAGKSIVLIGVLKGAAIFLADLARAIQVDNTFDFVAVSSYGRARVSSGAVKLIKDIDNPIEGQHVILVEDILDTGLTLSFLRQMMLQHKPASLKIATCLDKPERRLVPIDADYVAFKIPNQFVIGYGMDYAERYRGVEDIRLFPEDAGH; from the coding sequence ATGCCCACCAGCACTCCCGTCATCACCCCCGCATTCCCCGCTCCCGAGACCATGCAGGTCCTCTTCAGCAAAGAACAGATTGCCCAGCGTACCCGCGAGATTGGCGCGCAGATTACCGCCGACTACGCCGGGAAGTCCATCGTCCTCATTGGAGTCCTCAAAGGGGCGGCGATCTTCCTGGCCGACCTAGCCCGCGCTATTCAGGTAGACAACACCTTCGACTTCGTCGCCGTCTCCAGCTACGGCCGGGCGCGTGTCTCCTCCGGCGCCGTCAAGCTCATCAAGGACATCGACAACCCGATTGAAGGCCAGCACGTCATCCTCGTCGAAGACATCCTCGACACCGGCCTCACCCTGAGCTTCCTGCGCCAGATGATGCTCCAGCACAAGCCTGCCTCGTTGAAGATCGCCACCTGCCTCGACAAGCCCGAACGCCGCCTCGTCCCGATCGATGCTGACTACGTAGCCTTCAAGATTCCCAATCAATTCGTTATCGGATATGGCATGGATTACGCCGAGCGGTACCGCGGGGTGGAAGATATTAGACTCTTCCCAGAGGACGCCGGCCACTAG
- a CDS encoding prolipoprotein diacylglyceryl transferase, producing MYPYINFGPVHLGTFGLLLWLAAVVATTVLHKNFIRLRVDGDALGIVALAVIAGVIGAKAWHEFQQPQELGVALRQIGLPGWTHPLDVLMGFLHWFQAGFAWFGGMLAGIVSLMWQGRVTRFKGALEGTPGKPVGPLRMLDLAAPAAAVGYGVGRIGCLLSGDGDYGINTTLPWGVHMAADALVPPNPPNALVQPTPIYELLFSLALAWWLWRRAKSSPAVSVITGEYLLLSGVGRFLVEFVRINPKLYWGMSNAQMAALGSVAVGAALIALARSKNVQWAPKLARQSVT from the coding sequence ATGTATCCCTACATCAATTTTGGCCCGGTGCACCTTGGCACCTTTGGGCTCTTGCTTTGGCTTGCAGCCGTGGTGGCAACGACCGTACTGCATAAGAACTTTATCCGGCTCAGGGTGGACGGTGATGCGCTGGGTATCGTGGCACTTGCCGTGATCGCAGGAGTGATCGGCGCCAAGGCTTGGCATGAGTTCCAACAGCCCCAGGAACTCGGCGTCGCACTGAGGCAGATCGGATTGCCCGGATGGACGCACCCGCTGGACGTACTGATGGGATTTCTGCACTGGTTTCAGGCAGGTTTTGCCTGGTTTGGCGGAATGCTGGCCGGGATCGTATCCCTCATGTGGCAGGGGCGCGTCACACGGTTCAAAGGAGCGCTGGAAGGAACCCCGGGCAAGCCGGTTGGACCGCTGAGAATGCTGGACCTTGCTGCTCCGGCGGCGGCTGTGGGCTATGGCGTTGGACGAATCGGCTGCCTGCTGAGCGGCGACGGCGATTACGGAATCAATACGACTCTGCCGTGGGGTGTTCATATGGCCGCGGATGCGCTCGTACCACCGAATCCACCGAATGCGCTCGTGCAGCCGACGCCGATTTATGAGCTGCTGTTCTCTCTCGCTCTGGCATGGTGGCTGTGGCGGCGGGCGAAGTCTTCACCCGCAGTAAGCGTGATTACGGGTGAGTATCTGCTTTTGAGCGGTGTGGGCCGGTTCCTGGTGGAGTTTGTGCGCATCAATCCAAAGCTCTACTGGGGAATGAGTAACGCACAGATGGCAGCGCTGGGATCGGTGGCCGTTGGAGCAGCGCTGATTGCACTAGCACGGTCGAAGAACGTGCAGTGGGCTCCCAAGCTGGCGAGGCAATCGGTTACGTAA
- the aqpZ gene encoding aquaporin Z: protein MPLSKRAVAEFFGTFWLVFGGCGSAVLAAAFPSLGIGFVGVAFAFGLTVLTMAFAIGHISGCHLNPAVSVGLVVGKRFPISELPAYVVAQVVGAIAASGVLYVIASGKAGFSLSGGFASNGYADHSPGGYSLLACFVAEVVLTAFFLLVILGSTDSRAPKGFAPIAIGLCLTLIHLISIPVTNTSVNPARSTGPALFVGGWALGQLWLFWVAPILGAILGGAVSLVFSPPTQPSVREELTR from the coding sequence ATGCCGCTGTCGAAACGTGCTGTGGCTGAGTTTTTCGGAACATTCTGGCTTGTCTTTGGTGGCTGCGGAAGCGCTGTTCTCGCAGCCGCGTTTCCTTCCCTGGGCATCGGCTTTGTCGGTGTCGCCTTTGCCTTCGGGCTCACTGTGCTCACCATGGCCTTTGCCATCGGACACATCTCGGGATGCCATCTCAATCCGGCAGTCTCCGTTGGCCTCGTCGTTGGCAAGCGCTTCCCTATCTCTGAGCTTCCTGCTTACGTCGTCGCTCAGGTTGTGGGAGCGATCGCAGCCTCGGGAGTTCTCTACGTTATCGCCAGCGGCAAGGCTGGATTTTCGCTCTCAGGAGGCTTTGCGTCCAACGGCTACGCCGACCACTCCCCGGGCGGTTATTCCCTCTTGGCCTGCTTTGTAGCCGAGGTTGTCCTGACAGCTTTCTTCCTTCTCGTCATTCTCGGTTCCACTGACAGCCGTGCTCCCAAGGGCTTCGCTCCGATCGCCATCGGCCTCTGTCTCACGCTGATCCACCTCATCAGCATCCCGGTCACGAACACATCAGTGAATCCGGCCCGCAGCACCGGCCCGGCACTGTTCGTCGGCGGATGGGCGCTTGGCCAGCTCTGGCTCTTCTGGGTCGCTCCAATCCTGGGCGCCATACTGGGCGGGGCTGTCTCGCTCGTCTTCTCTCCGCCAACTCAACCCTCCGTCCGCGAAGAGCTCACGCGCTGA
- a CDS encoding M48 family metalloprotease codes for MHSPLVAIFEQQYRDLRPRAPIPPLDIRFRRFTSLNTTIRLREGRLHVSLSDVLEHAPESVHHAIAHILLAKLYKKPIAHVHADRYRRHVSSEAVSRQAEHIRQTRGRKRILTHAGHHYDLNEIFDSLNTRFFHGLLGRPILTWSAHYARRMLGHYDAAHNTIVVSRVFDRSDTPRCAIEYLLYHEMLHLKHPVRVKAGRRCVHSREFQAEERLFPELEEAKVYLRHL; via the coding sequence GTGCACTCCCCGCTCGTCGCCATCTTTGAGCAGCAGTACCGCGACCTGCGCCCTCGCGCGCCGATTCCACCGCTCGACATTCGTTTTCGCCGGTTCACATCCCTCAACACGACGATCCGTCTCCGCGAGGGACGGCTCCACGTGAGTCTCTCTGACGTTCTTGAGCATGCCCCGGAGTCCGTCCACCACGCCATCGCTCACATCCTTCTCGCCAAGCTCTACAAGAAGCCTATTGCTCACGTTCACGCCGACCGCTATCGCCGCCATGTCTCATCGGAGGCGGTATCCCGTCAGGCCGAGCATATCCGCCAGACGCGCGGCCGCAAGCGCATTCTCACACATGCGGGCCACCACTACGATCTCAACGAGATATTCGACTCGCTGAACACGCGCTTCTTTCATGGTCTTCTCGGACGCCCCATTCTCACCTGGAGCGCACACTATGCCCGCCGCATGCTCGGCCACTACGATGCAGCTCACAACACGATCGTCGTCAGCCGTGTCTTTGACCGCTCTGACACGCCGCGTTGCGCGATCGAGTACCTTCTCTACCACGAGATGCTCCACCTTAAGCATCCGGTTCGAGTCAAGGCCGGGCGTCGCTGTGTCCACTCCCGCGAGTTTCAGGCCGAAGAGCGTCTCTTCCCTGAACTGGAAGAGGCAAAGGTCTACCTCCGCCACCTGTAA
- a CDS encoding tetratricopeptide repeat protein → MQGAKHKHLDASRHRFLVAAILSFLLATIPAHAQLPPGTTDASSQPEAAPQDPLRTQASEALSKQDYPTALKHLTTLAEKNPNDAQILYSLASTQDALDQTTEAEATYRRAIAVNGNLLEPHLALGLLLARAGKSSDAHTELAAATAIPNGDPNLRARAYRALARLDQPANPKGASEELLAALKLSPETSDDILLSGELAEASGDPAGAEAAYRRLLAAEPDNSEATAALVHLLRHQQKTDQAEAVLKAALARHPDDLVLNAQLASLYESLNQPSEALPIVEKLHAAHPDDPNITRILARIYSQDGQYDKSEPLYADLIARSPADPTLLDDRANALIHLRNYAEAETLLKRAVAQPDAFPSKEDYGLAASHLAFAASNNNDPAMTLQALEVRAKVLPQSPAALFLAATAHDKLHQIKEASDLYKQFLSVAKGQFPDEEWEARHRLIALEHMK, encoded by the coding sequence ATGCAGGGAGCGAAACACAAACATCTGGACGCGTCACGGCACCGCTTTCTCGTGGCCGCAATACTCAGCTTCCTCCTCGCCACCATCCCTGCCCACGCCCAGCTCCCCCCCGGCACCACCGACGCCTCAAGCCAGCCGGAGGCCGCCCCGCAGGACCCCCTCCGCACCCAGGCCAGCGAAGCCCTCTCCAAACAGGACTACCCCACAGCCCTGAAACACCTCACCACCCTCGCCGAAAAGAATCCGAACGACGCCCAGATCCTCTACTCGCTCGCCTCCACACAGGACGCGCTCGACCAGACCACTGAGGCTGAGGCGACCTATCGCCGCGCCATCGCCGTCAACGGCAACCTTCTCGAACCCCACCTCGCCCTCGGCCTGCTGCTCGCCCGCGCCGGCAAGTCCTCTGATGCCCACACCGAACTCGCCGCCGCCACAGCCATTCCCAACGGCGACCCGAATCTCCGCGCTCGTGCCTACCGTGCCTTAGCCCGGCTTGACCAGCCCGCGAACCCCAAGGGAGCCAGCGAGGAACTGCTCGCCGCCCTGAAGCTGTCTCCCGAGACCTCCGACGACATTCTGCTCTCGGGAGAGCTGGCAGAGGCATCCGGAGACCCCGCTGGAGCCGAAGCTGCTTATCGTCGTCTGCTTGCCGCGGAGCCGGATAACTCAGAGGCCACGGCAGCCCTGGTGCATCTCCTTCGGCATCAACAAAAGACGGACCAGGCCGAAGCTGTCCTCAAAGCAGCACTCGCAAGGCACCCTGATGACCTCGTCCTCAACGCCCAGCTCGCCAGCCTGTACGAGTCATTGAACCAGCCTTCCGAGGCGCTTCCGATCGTCGAAAAGCTGCACGCTGCGCACCCGGACGACCCCAACATCACCCGCATCCTCGCGCGCATCTACAGCCAGGACGGCCAGTACGACAAATCTGAGCCGCTCTACGCCGACCTCATCGCTCGCTCTCCGGCCGATCCGACCCTGCTGGATGACCGCGCCAATGCGCTAATTCACCTGAGGAACTACGCAGAAGCCGAGACCCTCCTGAAGCGCGCCGTCGCCCAGCCGGACGCCTTTCCGAGCAAGGAGGACTACGGTCTGGCCGCCAGCCATCTGGCCTTCGCGGCTTCGAATAACAACGACCCCGCCATGACCTTGCAAGCGCTCGAAGTTCGTGCTAAAGTGCTGCCACAAAGTCCGGCAGCGCTCTTCCTGGCGGCGACGGCACACGACAAACTTCACCAGATCAAAGAAGCATCTGACCTGTATAAGCAGTTTCTCTCCGTGGCAAAAGGACAGTTCCCTGACGAAGAGTGGGAGGCCCGCCACCGCCTCATCGCTCTCGAGCATATGAAGTAA